The following DNA comes from Papaver somniferum cultivar HN1 chromosome 4, ASM357369v1, whole genome shotgun sequence.
GTTCTACATCTATGAGTGTGTGTTTTGGTTTTGGAGTCGTCTTATTGACAAAGCAATTTTCAGTCAAGGACATGGTGAAGaattcttcaaatcttcagaggTAAGAAATTACCAGCAGTAGTGTAAAATTGTATTGGATAAAATTGTTGATTGACGCCATACACAGAAGAAAAAAATGGATTTTAAGTTATACTCAATCCAACCTCTAGAAATGGAGGAATACATCACCAAATAAGTCTTTTACAAAGTTTGTAACCTGACTGAAGTGTAGAAATGGCGATTATAACGAACGTGATGCACGACATACTCGCAGACACAACCGCAGACTTCCAAACCGATGTTGTAGGTATAATTCGATGTATAGTAAGTACCAatattgaagatgatgaaatcagAAGATAAGCCACCAACTGCAAGaaaccaagaaatatatcaaaaccATATGGTATAATCCTGGTTTCTACTACTAATAGAAATTATATTCAGCACTTGGAGCATGATTTTAAGCTTGCAGAGATTTTGAATTACCCTCACCTGATCAAGAATGAAGCTGGAGtaatctgacatcttgtcagagATAAAACGTGCTCTATATGCAATGTCACATACTCCTTTGAAGAGTTGGTAAGCTGAGTAAATAGAAGCCAATATTGATACAATAAAACAGTACCTGCAACAACCAACCATGTCAAAAGTTCATACTCCATATTGGGCACTTTTTTGCAAGCCAAGCTCAAAAAGTAAGAAGATAGAATTACTTACGTTAGTTCAGCGGTATTAAGGAAAGTAGAAGGCTCATAATTTCTGTACTGAGGTGATGGAAAAACAAGACATATTGCAGAGATGAAAGAAAAGAGCAAGCCAGCAAACCGAAGAAAGAGATTTGCGTAACGAAAAGCGGGTTGAGAACTCAAACTCAAGGTGGTGGAACCTGCAACGGAGAACGTAAATGGCGAAGGTGTGGGCAAGGGTTCTTGAGACGGATAGAAGATGATACGCTGTGATTCCCCTGCCATTTACATTCCCCTTGTGTTACTTTCATGTATACATAATCAacctatcatcatcaaaatggaacaaatttggTTGATTTGTATAGTCTTCTTCAACTACTCCCTCAATTCATTGGAAATTTCCTCAGAGAAGTATGGCCTTTCAGTTACGGTAACAGACAAAAAAACTAAACTTGTAATACATGATGACTGAAGAAAAATATGAACATATCAAGACTTTTTCTTCAATCTGTACCACTTGTTGCCGTCATATCATAATGACCGACGGATTGTCTTACTTTTGGTGTATGATGCTTTAAAATGATTTAGGTTTTTGATGATATTTTAAACAAACTTTGTTAGGTGAAATGGTTGAATCACAGTGCAACTTTTCCTAGAGTCCAAAATTTCTATTGTAGTCAATGCATTATCTCAATGATGTGTAGCTTGCGTATGGTTTTTCATTCTGCAACGTCCTGCCAGTTGGATGAGTTGTTGCCTCTGTGGTAGGGTGTTGCAGTTGGTCCTGCAAAACTACTCATCCATGTCCTAATTTACCTGACAAATTTTTTTAACTGTGTACATGAGCTCTATGATTTATTGCACAGCATAAAATCTTGAGATTTACTCTGAATTTCATTAATAATAAATACATACAAGTTGGATGTTACAAGTCTAGAGGAGTAACATTGGAGGTAGGCTAGGAGCACTGACATTTTAGACTCCTGAGAATTCATTTCATAACATTGAAATTCTGGATACAAAGTGGAATATACACATTGGTAAAAGAACCTCATGCTTTCAGCAAAGGATGGATTAGAACAGTCCACTGTAAAAGTAGGAAAACTGAAGTAAAATCTTCGTGTCTTTTTATTTCTAAAAGGGTCGGTAAAGTTGGTCCAATACCCTTACCCATACATCATACCGATAAGAACGGAGAAAACGTTATTAGTTCCAAGTAGATATTTGACATTTATGTAGGAGTTCATGAAGGCGCATTTGTATCTCTTTATTTGATGTATCTTCAAGGTTTGCCTTGGTAACCCCATGGGTTATTGCTTGCCCAGTTCCACTGGTCTCTGCACATGTCCTCTATTCCATATTTTGCCCTGAAAACGGTATTTCAATGTTAGCTAATCACAAATGCAGAATAATCACTTTGAAGTTTCCATGTGGTCATTTTAGCCAGAGTCCTAATTCCCCCCTCTTGTAGGTTCTCACCTAAGCTTAAGATATTGTCAAAATGGTCTTAGCTAAAGATACTAAGCTCAGAGTTACATTTTGCTATAGACTAGTACAAGAAGAAGCTTGCATATGAATTCGTATGATAGAGCAAAACCACACAAGGCAGACAAATTTTAGGAAAGATACTTATAGGAGGCTTAAATGAACAAACTTACTTCCAACCAAGTTCTTTTTCAGCCTTCTCTGTAGAGGCATAAACTGCAGTTGCATCTCCTGGTCTTCGTGGACACAGCTTAATCGGGATTTTCTACAAAAAGATAATTTGAATTTAACAGATTGAAAAAAGACTACAATCTAGGTACGTCAAACAAGTACTAAACAACTAAAGAACCTAGATAGAGAATGTTGGGAAGACAGATACCTTGCCAGATGCCTTCTCGAATGCAGAGACCATTTCAAGCACAGATGTTCCACATCCAGTTCCTAGGTTGTAGGCGGTACAACCTAAACCAATATACACATCAGTATCATAACCGATATTTTTTCAAAAGATGCCTTTACATTGTCTATTTCAAGAGGGACAGAAAGGAAATACCTATATCCTCGGAGAtgaaaagctttttcaaagcAGCTATATGACCGTCAGCTAAGTCCATCACATGAATATAATCTCGTACCTATACATTACAGGATTCAGGCATTAGGAACTGAATTCTTTACAGAActactaaaaaaaataaagaatataCGGGAAACAAATCAATAAGTTCATTCTTACCGCACTACCATCCTTAGTGGGATAGTCATGACCATATACATTCAGCTCAGGCAATCTACCAACAGCCACTTGTTGGATGTATGGCATAAGATTGTTTGGAATACCCTTGGGGTCTTCACCAAGTTTACCACTCTGATGAGCTCCAACAGGATTGAAGTATCTAAGCAAGATAATTCTCCATTCTGGTTCTGCCTTTTGAATATCACGAGCAATTTCTTCAAGGAAAAGCTGAGAAAGGAATTTGAAAACAGATGAAGAACTATTAGATAGT
Coding sequences within:
- the LOC113274886 gene encoding CASP-like protein 4A4, encoding MAGESQRIIFYPSQEPLPTPSPFTFSVAGSTTLSLSSQPAFRYANLFLRFAGLLFSFISAICLVFPSPQYRNYEPSTFLNTAELTYCFIVSILASIYSAYQLFKGVCDIAYRARFISDKMSDYSSFILDQLVAYLLISSSSILVLTIHRIIPTTSVWKSAVVSASMSCITFVIIAISTLQSGYKLCKRLIW
- the LOC113274885 gene encoding bifunctional UDP-glucose 4-epimerase and UDP-xylose 4-epimerase 1, which translates into the protein MGSACNFDQAILVTGGAGFIGTHTVIQLLNEGFNVHIIDNLDNSVEEAVERVRCLVGEELSKKLKFHLGDLRIKDDLEKLFSTIRFDAVIHFAGLKAVGESVANPRRYFDNNLVGTINLYEVMAKYGCKNMVFSSSATVYGQPEKIPCVEDFNLVAMNPYGRTKLFLEEIARDIQKAEPEWRIILLRYFNPVGAHQSGKLGEDPKGIPNNLMPYIQQVAVGRLPELNVYGHDYPTKDGSAVRDYIHVMDLADGHIAALKKLFISEDIGCTAYNLGTGCGTSVLEMVSAFEKASGKKIPIKLCPRRPGDATAVYASTEKAEKELGWKAKYGIEDMCRDQWNWASNNPWGYQGKP